From Xylocopa sonorina isolate GNS202 chromosome 2, iyXylSono1_principal, whole genome shotgun sequence, a single genomic window includes:
- the LOC143432819 gene encoding post-GPI attachment to proteins factor 2 isoform X1: MDLEYITMNKSRIGSEYLPLVEDDTSRMRLILSFAKLAWFTVSLPFLAFIFCIVWSVLYNFKHSTSTHCKVYNFLPSVSAAIGHYRPQKDVWKTAIAMQALIRILVLIMYRRYYKEHIYKWAQSICNVATITYAIENISLVTLSFWTSDENYAFHKLSFIIFLITSVVHMLLAYFIMRNCRNNHTKESSEAISLRWKRRYTMSNLLCIIFATYFFYRHNEYCEPLVYSMFALSEYGVVLSNMGFHSTAAWDFSNSRLMISETGFRII, encoded by the exons ATGGATTTAGAATATATCACAATGAACAAGTCTAGAATTGGCTCAGAATATCTTCCATTAGTGGAAGACGACACGTCGAGAATGCGGTTAATTTTGTCTTTTGCCAAACTGGCATGGTTTACCGTGTCTTTACCGTTTTTAGCATTTATATTTTGTATCGTTTGGTCTGTACTGTATAATTTTAAGCACTCTACTTCTACTCATTGCAAG GTCTACAATTTTTTACCATCCGTTTCTGCTGCGATCGGGCATTACAGGCCGCAAAAAGATGTTTGGAAAACCGCGATAGCGATGCAAGCTCTGATCAGAATTTTAGTATTAATTATGTATCGCCGTTATTATAAAGAACATATCTATAAGTGGGCGCAAAGCATTTGTAACGTCGCAACGATTACTTATGCCATTGAAAACATATCTCTAGTAACGTTAAGTTTTTGGACCTCCGACGAGAACTATG CATTCCACAAATTGTCTTTTATAATATTTCTGATAACATCTGTTGTTCATATGCTCCTagcatattttatcatgagaaacTGCCGTAACAATCACACTAAGGAATCCTCcgaagctatttccttaagatGGAAAAGAAGATACACAATGTCAAATTTATTATGTATAATATTTGCCACCTATTTCTTTTACAGgcataatgaatattgcgaGCCTTTAG TTTACTCTATGTTTGCGCTAAGCGAATATGGAGTTGTACTTTCAAATATGGGGTTCCATTCGACTGCTGCTTGGGATTTTTCAAATTCGCGTCTGATGATATCAGAAACAGGGTTCAGAATAATTTAA
- the LOC143432819 gene encoding post-GPI attachment to proteins factor 2 isoform X2 encodes MDLEYITMNKSRIGSEYLPLVEDDTSRMRLILSFAKLAWFTVSLPFLAFIFCIVWSVLYNFKHSTSTHCKVYNFLPSVSAAIGHYRPQKDVWKTAIAMQALIRILVLIMYRRYYKEHIYKWAQSICNVATITYAIENISLVTLSFWTSDENYAYFIMRNCRNNHTKESSEAISLRWKRRYTMSNLLCIIFATYFFYRHNEYCEPLVYSMFALSEYGVVLSNMGFHSTAAWDFSNSRLMISETGFRII; translated from the exons ATGGATTTAGAATATATCACAATGAACAAGTCTAGAATTGGCTCAGAATATCTTCCATTAGTGGAAGACGACACGTCGAGAATGCGGTTAATTTTGTCTTTTGCCAAACTGGCATGGTTTACCGTGTCTTTACCGTTTTTAGCATTTATATTTTGTATCGTTTGGTCTGTACTGTATAATTTTAAGCACTCTACTTCTACTCATTGCAAG GTCTACAATTTTTTACCATCCGTTTCTGCTGCGATCGGGCATTACAGGCCGCAAAAAGATGTTTGGAAAACCGCGATAGCGATGCAAGCTCTGATCAGAATTTTAGTATTAATTATGTATCGCCGTTATTATAAAGAACATATCTATAAGTGGGCGCAAAGCATTTGTAACGTCGCAACGATTACTTATGCCATTGAAAACATATCTCTAGTAACGTTAAGTTTTTGGACCTCCGACGAGAACTATG catattttatcatgagaaacTGCCGTAACAATCACACTAAGGAATCCTCcgaagctatttccttaagatGGAAAAGAAGATACACAATGTCAAATTTATTATGTATAATATTTGCCACCTATTTCTTTTACAGgcataatgaatattgcgaGCCTTTAG TTTACTCTATGTTTGCGCTAAGCGAATATGGAGTTGTACTTTCAAATATGGGGTTCCATTCGACTGCTGCTTGGGATTTTTCAAATTCGCGTCTGATGATATCAGAAACAGGGTTCAGAATAATTTAA